The Acidiferrobacterales bacterium genome includes a window with the following:
- a CDS encoding squalene/phytoene synthase family protein translates to MSTTGTTTRSDADLAFQTEILQQVSQTYAMTIPLLPPQLRHAVTNGYLLCRIADSIEDDPDMALADKENYLHQFAAIVAAEKPAGPFAGRLAAQLGPTTPESVRRLVRNSEQVIRVTLSFESRQRKALERCIRVMSTGMLEFQQYENSQGLKDIAQLERYCYFVAGVVGEMLAELFCAYSTEIDKRSEQLQVRSVSCGKGVQLTNIIKDIWDDQREGMCWLPRDLFLESGFDLNDLAVGQANPGFSDGLVKLIAVARNHLLEGLGFALAIPSSEYRIRRQIVSSLGLSALMLRKVYFSETFDRGEEISLSKTSVRNVVGLLNLLARSDVALRTIFFLLTRPLPKVNSPQTASEQQ, encoded by the coding sequence ATGAGCACCACCGGTACAACGACTCGGTCAGATGCCGATCTTGCTTTCCAGACCGAGATTCTGCAACAGGTTTCCCAAACCTATGCGATGACCATTCCACTTTTGCCCCCGCAACTTCGGCATGCAGTTACCAATGGCTATCTGCTTTGCAGAATCGCCGACAGCATCGAAGATGACCCCGACATGGCGCTGGCTGACAAAGAGAACTATCTCCATCAGTTCGCGGCTATCGTCGCCGCTGAGAAGCCGGCCGGGCCATTCGCCGGCCGACTCGCCGCGCAACTCGGACCGACCACCCCGGAGAGTGTGCGCAGACTCGTGCGCAACTCGGAGCAGGTAATACGCGTCACCTTGAGTTTCGAATCTCGCCAGCGCAAGGCGTTGGAACGCTGTATTCGCGTCATGTCGACCGGCATGCTCGAGTTCCAGCAATACGAAAACAGCCAGGGCCTGAAGGATATTGCGCAGCTTGAGCGCTATTGTTACTTCGTCGCAGGCGTGGTTGGCGAGATGCTTGCGGAATTGTTCTGCGCGTACTCGACTGAAATTGACAAGCGCTCAGAGCAATTGCAGGTTCGGTCGGTATCCTGTGGCAAAGGGGTGCAGCTCACCAACATCATCAAGGACATTTGGGATGACCAACGCGAAGGGATGTGCTGGTTACCGAGGGATCTGTTTTTGGAATCTGGATTTGACTTGAATGATCTCGCAGTCGGCCAGGCAAATCCGGGATTCTCCGACGGACTGGTGAAACTGATCGCAGTCGCACGAAACCACCTGCTCGAGGGTCTGGGGTTCGCATTGGCAATACCAAGCTCGGAATATCGAATCCGCCGACAGATAGTCTCATCACTCGGGCTTTCGGCTCTGATGCTTCGAAAGGTCTATTTCAGCGAAACCTTTGACCGGGGCGAAGAGATATCACTTTCAAAAACCAGCGTGCGAAACGTAGTCGGGCTGTTGAACCTGCTGGCACGATCGGATGTCGCGTTAAGGACAATTTTCTTTTTACTCACCCGGCCTCTTCCCAAGGTCAACTCACCGCAAACGGCCTCCGAACAACAATGA